GGGAATACTTTATGGCATTGGAGAGCAGGTTGGTCAGAATATGGCGCAGGAGTTTAGGGTCTAGATGAACCATAGACGTATCATCCCAGCCCTGAGTCTCTAGGCGGATGTTGTGGTGCCTGGTATCTTGGTTGGTCAACTCAGCTACTAGATCAGCACAAAAGTCTACCAGTGCCAGGGGAGTCACTTGACATTGCAGCATCTCGGCTTCAGCAGCCCCTAGCAGCAAAATCTCCTCTAGGGATTCATCCATTCGCCGAATGGCAACTCTGGCTTGGTTCACGATCGTTTCCAGCTTGTCTGGTGGCAAGGAATGGTTGGGATCTCCTAGCAGATCAATGGCCACCCGCACTGCGGTCAGTGGGCTGCGAAATTCATGGGAAACGACAGCTAAAAATCGAGATTTCAGTTGATTGAGATGACGTTCTTTGTCTAGGGTGCGTTGGATGGCTAGTTCTGCTTGGTGGCGGCTGAGAGCAATTTCGATCGCTGTGCTCAGATCTCGATTTTCAAATGGCTTGACAATATAGCCAAAGGGATAGGCTGTGCGGGCCTGATCAATGGTGGCTTCGTCAGCATGGGCAGTCAAAAACACTACGGGTAAGTTGTAATCTCTACGAATTTGAGTGGC
The sequence above is drawn from the Cyanobacteriota bacterium genome and encodes:
- a CDS encoding ATP-binding protein codes for the protein MPRAKVLIVEDKPVIALDIKQRLTRLGYEVTAIVDEMRFALESVATNPPNLILMDIRLRGEGDGIEAATQIRRDYNLPVVFLTAHADEATIDQARTAYPFGYIVKPFENRDLSTAIEIALSRHQAELAIQRTLDKERHLNQLKSRFLAVVSHEFRSPLTAVRVAIDLLGDPNHSLPPDKLETIVNQARVAIRRMDESLEEILLLGAAEAEMLQCQVTPLALVDFCADLVAELTNQDTRHHNIRLETQGWDDTSMVHLDPKLLRHILTNLLSNAIKYSPAHSDIWFRVQRRPQQVVFSIQDQGIGIPPEDLARLFEAFHRGGNVSHISGTGLGLSIVKQCVDAHGGTITFNSELNVGTTFTVTLPC